In Methanosphaera sp., a single window of DNA contains:
- the tfrA gene encoding fumarate reductase (CoM/CoB) subunit TfrA: MKIKEYSCDVLVIGSGGAGCKCGIVASEEGEDVIIVSKGLSFKSGCTVLAEGGYNAVFGYVDEEDSLQLHIQDTLKGGSFLNDMMLVHKLVTESPKQLVKLEAYGSLFDRQDDGRLAQRAFGGQSYRRTCFKGDETGHEMMLGLKQEVVRENIEVHDEVMITKLLYNEDHTKIVAAVGVSLQDSSIIVYHTKATVMATGGCGWLYPVTSNAFQKTGDGIMMAYDVGADVMDMEMVQFHPTGMLSPVSRRGVLITEAVRGEGGHLINSEGERFMTKYDPRGELATRDIVARSIYTEIQEGRGTENGGVYLSVEHLPDEQVHKKLHTMVQQFKDVGVDITKEPMEVAPTAHHFMGGIKIDLECKTNVEGLFAAGEATSGVHGANRLGGNALADTQVFGNIAGISSAKCAKESKEEKPCQDDLDCEIERIKAMRHDGKYKPSAIKSELQHIMWDHVAIIRDEEGLLEAQSKLDELEKKTEDMKVPGFDEFNAELITSLEIKSMIRLAKLIVKSALLRKESRGAHYRTDYPELNDEEYLKSFILNKDEDVRTIERGFDAY; this comes from the coding sequence ATGAAAATTAAGGAATATTCATGTGATGTACTTGTAATAGGTTCTGGTGGAGCAGGATGTAAATGTGGAATTGTTGCAAGTGAAGAAGGAGAAGATGTAATAATTGTATCTAAAGGATTAAGTTTTAAATCAGGATGTACAGTACTTGCAGAAGGTGGATATAATGCAGTATTTGGATATGTTGATGAGGAAGATTCACTTCAACTTCACATTCAAGATACACTTAAAGGTGGATCCTTCCTAAATGATATGATGCTTGTTCATAAACTTGTAACAGAATCACCAAAACAACTCGTAAAACTTGAAGCATATGGATCACTCTTTGACAGACAAGATGATGGAAGACTTGCACAACGTGCATTTGGTGGACAAAGCTACAGACGTACATGCTTTAAAGGTGATGAAACAGGTCATGAAATGATGCTTGGACTAAAACAGGAAGTTGTACGTGAAAATATAGAAGTACATGATGAGGTAATGATTACAAAACTACTCTATAATGAAGATCATACAAAGATTGTAGCAGCAGTAGGTGTATCACTACAAGATAGTAGTATCATAGTATATCATACAAAAGCAACAGTAATGGCAACAGGTGGATGTGGATGGCTATATCCTGTAACATCAAATGCATTCCAGAAAACTGGTGATGGAATAATGATGGCATACGATGTTGGTGCAGATGTAATGGATATGGAAATGGTACAATTCCATCCAACAGGAATGTTATCACCTGTATCAAGAAGAGGAGTATTGATCACAGAAGCTGTACGTGGAGAAGGTGGACATCTCATAAACAGTGAAGGTGAAAGATTCATGACCAAGTATGATCCACGTGGAGAACTTGCAACTCGTGATATTGTAGCAAGATCAATCTATACAGAAATTCAGGAAGGACGTGGAACAGAAAATGGTGGAGTATACTTATCTGTAGAACACTTACCTGATGAACAAGTACATAAAAAGCTTCATACAATGGTACAGCAATTTAAGGATGTTGGTGTTGACATAACAAAAGAGCCAATGGAAGTAGCACCTACAGCACACCACTTTATGGGTGGAATAAAAATTGACCTTGAATGTAAAACTAATGTAGAAGGATTATTTGCAGCAGGAGAAGCAACCTCTGGTGTACATGGAGCAAACCGTCTTGGTGGAAATGCACTAGCTGACACTCAGGTATTTGGAAATATTGCAGGTATATCATCTGCTAAATGTGCAAAAGAATCAAAAGAAGAAAAACCATGCCAGGATGACCTAGATTGTGAAATTGAAAGAATAAAAGCTATGCGTCATGATGGTAAATATAAACCATCAGCTATTAAAAGTGAACTTCAACATATCATGTGGGATCATGTTGCAATTATAAGAGATGAAGAAGGATTACTTGAAGCACAAAGTAAACTTGATGAACTTGAAAAGAAAACAGAAGATATGAAAGTTCCAGGATTTGATGAATTTAATGCAGAACTTATCACATCATTAGAAATAAAATCAATGATACGTCTTGCAAAACTTATTGTAAAATCAGCATTACTACGTAAAGAAAGTCGTGGAGCACACTACAGAACTGACTATCCTGAGTTAAATGATGAAGAATATCTTAAAAGCTTTATTTTAAATAAGGATGAAGATGTCAGAACAATAGAACGTGG
- a CDS encoding fumarylacetoacetate hydrolase family protein codes for MKYIRYEFEDEIYTAIVEDNKIYRLNYSNIIDAAHNEDEIKASYHDSVCDDIDSVKILPPTDVTKVVCVGLNYYDHAKELDMQLPSEPLLFIKPSTAVIANDEEIIYPDGVKQLDYEGELAIVILDKITRDNNKDEYLLGFSVFNDVTARDLQNKDGQWTRAKSFDSFAPYGPVVSTDVDAENLDIKLEVNGEIRQNSNTKNMIFTPSHLVEYISNIMTLNPGDVIATGTPPGVGQLECGDVVKVTIENIGTLENIVKK; via the coding sequence ATGAAATATATTAGATATGAATTTGAAGATGAAATATATACAGCAATAGTAGAGGATAATAAAATCTACAGACTAAACTATTCAAATATTATCGATGCAGCACATAATGAAGATGAAATTAAAGCATCTTACCATGATAGTGTATGTGATGATATAGACTCTGTTAAAATATTACCACCAACTGATGTAACAAAGGTTGTATGTGTAGGACTTAACTACTATGATCATGCAAAAGAATTAGATATGCAACTTCCAAGTGAACCATTACTCTTTATTAAACCATCAACAGCAGTAATTGCAAATGATGAAGAAATTATCTATCCAGATGGTGTCAAACAACTTGACTATGAAGGAGAACTTGCAATAGTAATTCTTGATAAGATTACAAGAGATAATAATAAAGATGAATACCTCTTAGGTTTTAGTGTATTTAATGATGTTACAGCACGAGATCTTCAAAATAAGGATGGACAATGGACACGTGCAAAATCATTTGACAGCTTTGCACCATATGGTCCTGTAGTTTCAACAGATGTAGATGCTGAAAATCTTGATATTAAACTTGAAGTAAATGGTGAAATACGTCAAAATTCTAATACAAAAAATATGATTTTCACACCATCACATCTTGTTGAATACATATCTAATATTATGACATTAAATCCAGGTGATGTAATAGCAACAGGAACACCACCAGGTGTAGGACAACTTGAATGTGGTGATGTTGTAAAAGTAACAATAGAGAATATTGGAACTTTAGAAAATATAGTTAAAAAATAA
- the hisG gene encoding ATP phosphoribosyltransferase yields MNIRIALPSKGRISGPAVELLEKAGIGLTDNSNRKLFSNTFDPEISVMFTRAADIPEYVADGAADIGITGYDLVCEKDVDVEMLEDLKFGATRLVVAVPEDSEYKTKEDIKKIKTIATEFPTITKKYLDENGIDAKILALSGATEVAPLIGIADAIADLTSTGTTLKMNHLREVDTIITSSVHLIANKESFKTKFEKIEEIKTGIIGVLHADGKKLLMVNVHKEDLDKVKDVIPGMGGPTVSEVYGDDNMVAVHSVISEKEVFSTINKLRKIGAKDLLVVPIERILEN; encoded by the coding sequence ATGAACATACGAATAGCTCTTCCTTCCAAGGGACGTATAAGTGGTCCTGCTGTAGAACTTCTAGAAAAAGCAGGTATCGGACTAACAGATAATTCAAATCGTAAACTATTTTCAAACACATTTGACCCAGAAATAAGTGTAATGTTTACACGTGCAGCAGACATACCAGAATATGTTGCAGATGGAGCAGCAGACATAGGAATTACAGGATATGATCTTGTTTGTGAAAAAGATGTTGATGTAGAAATGCTAGAAGATCTTAAATTTGGAGCAACAAGACTAGTTGTTGCAGTACCAGAAGATTCAGAGTATAAGACAAAAGAAGATATTAAGAAAATAAAAACAATAGCAACAGAATTTCCAACAATAACAAAAAAATATCTTGATGAAAATGGAATAGATGCAAAAATACTAGCACTTAGTGGAGCAACAGAAGTAGCACCACTTATAGGAATAGCTGATGCAATAGCAGATCTTACAAGTACAGGAACAACACTTAAAATGAACCATCTACGTGAAGTTGACACAATCATAACAAGTTCTGTACATTTAATTGCAAATAAGGAAAGTTTCAAAACTAAATTTGAAAAAATTGAAGAAATAAAAACTGGAATTATTGGAGTATTACATGCAGATGGTAAAAAACTGTTAATGGTAAATGTTCATAAAGAAGATCTTGACAAGGTAAAAGATGTAATACCAGGTATGGGTGGACCTACAGTATCTGAAGTATATGGTGATGATAATATGGTAGCAGTTCACTCAGTAATTTCAGAAAAAGAGGTATTTTCAACAATTAACAAACTCCGTAAAATAGGTGCAAAAGACTTACTTGTTGTACCAATTGAAAGAATACTTGAAAACTGA
- a CDS encoding CTP-dependent riboflavin kinase, producing the protein MLNFEGVISSGLQKAGDFIKLDVYKSQYEEKLGFMPFAGTLNIKLKDDIEIDIENEHSGNLQKIDGNDDYGDVFFLFAQITDLKNNITKSGAILFPIKSVYTTNTLEFVCEDNLRQCMDLEDDDEVILEIKN; encoded by the coding sequence ATGCTAAATTTTGAAGGTGTTATATCTTCAGGACTACAGAAAGCTGGAGATTTTATTAAGCTTGATGTTTATAAAAGTCAGTATGAAGAAAAGTTAGGCTTTATGCCCTTTGCTGGTACATTAAATATTAAGCTTAAAGATGATATAGAAATTGATATTGAAAATGAGCATTCAGGTAATCTTCAAAAAATTGATGGTAATGATGATTATGGTGATGTATTCTTTTTATTTGCACAGATTACTGATTTAAAAAATAATATTACAAAGTCTGGTGCAATTCTTTTTCCAATAAAAAGTGTTTATACAACTAATACTCTTGAATTTGTATGTGAGGATAATCTTCGTCAATGTATGGATCTTGAAGATGATGATGAAGTTATTCTTGAAATAAAAAATTAA